TCGATCGCCACGTACGCGTTGTCCCGCCGCAGCGAGAAGTGCACGTGCTTGCCGGTGGAGCGGCCGCCGCAGGAGACGTCGTTGCCGATGTTGCCGAGGAACGCTCCCTCGGCCACCCGCTTGCCGTCCACTTTGATGTTGCCTTCGAGGTGGTAGTAGTCGGTCGCGAAGCCGCGGTCGTGCACCACGCGCACCCAGCCCTTGCCGGACCTGCACATCGTGTACGCCAGCCCGGCGCGCGCCGCGAGCACCCGGCCGTCGCCGCCGGCCATGTCGATCGAGCTGCGCACGCTGCCGTTCATCGGGTGCGGCCCGCCGGTGTACCGCCAGGTCTGCCCCACCGCGAACGGCAACCGCATCCCGGTGCGCCGGTCGGTGGTGGCCGCCGCGCGCCGGCTGACCTTGGCCGCGCCCAGGGTGCGGCGCTCGTCGCCGGTGAGGATCACCGCGTCCGCGCTGAGCGTGGCGAACTCCGCCTCGCCCTCCAGCGCGACCCGCCAGATGCCGGTCTCCCGCTTGGCCACGAAGAGCCAGCCCTGCGGGTACACCCGCTCGACCGAGCGGGCCGGCCGGACGGCGGTGCCGAAGCCCCACCGGCTGGTGCTGCGGGCCGCGACGTTCACCTGCGTGGTCGGCCCGAGCCGCGCGACGACAGCGGCCACGAGGCCGTCGGTCGGCGCGGCGACGGCCGGCGCAGGCACTCCTACCAGGGTCACCGTCAGGATCACGATAGGGAGCCGCATGATCCGATC
The window above is part of the Phytohabitans houttuyneae genome. Proteins encoded here:
- a CDS encoding M23 family metallopeptidase — protein: MRLPIVILTVTLVGVPAPAVAAPTDGLVAAVVARLGPTTQVNVAARSTSRWGFGTAVRPARSVERVYPQGWLFVAKRETGIWRVALEGEAEFATLSADAVILTGDERRTLGAAKVSRRAAATTDRRTGMRLPFAVGQTWRYTGGPHPMNGSVRSSIDMAGGDGRVLAARAGLAYTMCRSGKGWVRVVHDRGFATDYYHLEGNIKVDGKRVAEGAFLGNIGNDVSCGGRSTGKHVHFSLRRDNAYVAIDKYAFGKWVILAAGAAYEGAALHGSKRVAVGGGLYNYGALGLNQGVVDTDGGTTLNKRSGPGIANAVVGKLTDGDTVTITCSARGTRHTGRNSYVTDLWNKLSDGSWVSDAYVWTGTGSPVNGTCT